The nucleotide sequence GACTTCGCTGATAGCGAGTTCCTCATCCGGCGGGCGCGCTCCCCGATCAAGAGTGGCCACCATGGCGAAAGCGATTATCCTGCTCGAGCGCCCAGCGAGGATGTCGAACACATCAGCAAACCGTTCTGCAGGTCAGCGCCGGCCGTGACGTGCGAGGGGGCTCGCGGGATGTCCTGGACGCTTTACCCCCCCGAGCAGCGCGCACGACAAGACGATATCCTGTCTCGGTGGCTCCTCTTCGCTTCGTGAGCTTTGGTCTTCGTCTCGCTCCCACTCGTCTCTGCAACGATCGGCCTCATCGGCGCGGCGCTGTGGCGCAAGCACCGATGCCGGCAACGAGTTCATCGCCCAAGATCACCGCCGTGACGTGAGGCTCTAGGCGACGATTGCGCATGGCAGACAACGGACCGAACCACATCGAGGCTCGCCCTCGCCGGAATCCGACGTGGGCCCAGGACGAGCTCATCCTCGCGATGGACCTCTACGTGCGGGAGGGCCCGGTTGGCAGCGAGCACCCCGAGGTCGTCGCGCTGAGCAGCATCTTGAACGACTTGCCTCTCCACACAGACCGCCCGGATCGAGACCGGTTCCGGAACGTCAACGGCGTTGCGATGAAGCTGGCGAACTTCGCGGCTATCGACCCTGCGCACGCGGGACGGGGCCTCGACGCCGGAGGCGCAGGCGACCAGCTCGTGTGGCAGACCTACACCGACGACCGGGTGAAGCTGCACGCCATCGCCGAGCTCCTGCGTAAGGGCGTCACCCCCGGGACCGAAGTGGACCTGCCAGTCGGTGCGGTCGAGGGCGAGGCGGGCATCGCGGAGGGACGCCTCCTCTACCGGCGTCACCTCGCCCGCGAGCGTGACCCGAAGATCATCAAGCGCAAAAAGAAGCAGGTGCTGGACGCGACCGGGCGTCTTGCGTGCGAGATCTGCGAGTTTGACTACGTGACGACGTACGGCACCCTCGGCGAGGGCTACGCCGAGGCTCACCACATCGTCCCACTGTCGGAGGCGGGCGAGTCGAAGACGAAGCTCGCAGATCTGATCATCGTGTGCGCGAACTGCCATCGGATGCTCCACTCGCGGCACGGCTGGGTTCGCCCCGATGCCCTTCGAACGATCCTTGCCGAGGCCGCCATCGAGGCCGGGGGTTCGTCCGCGAGTTAACCCGGTGCTGGATGAGCACGCGAAGGCGCTCACGGGACCCAGAGGCTTGCAAAGTCGCTAAGTATCGGGACCACCCAGCCGCCGTCCTGGTCACGCCACCCGACGCTGTCGGGCTGAACGCCCCAGTGTGGGAGAACCATGTTGATCCGCTCGAGGTCGGTGGCGTCGTGCGGACTGCCGCCGAACTCGCGGAACTCTGCCATCTGTTCAGCAAGTTCCTCGGTGGGGTCGAGTCGAAGTCGCCGGATGTGGGCCTCGTCGCTGTAGGTGAGCATCGTGAGTCGAACGGTCATGGATGGGGGTGACAATCGCCTGCATCGACTCGGTCGAAGGAGTTGGCTCCGAGGGGTCGAGAACTCACTCGGTGGAGATGCGGACCGGCGGCGACGCTGGCAGCGCTTCGATGCCGAAGCGATCGCTGGGCGGTGGATTGTCGGCATCGGCGGCAGGTGCTGAATGGTGTTCCGGTTCGGCTGGTGTCGAACAACGGCTGCAGCGGTCCCCCACGAAGCAGGATGTACCGCATCTCCATGTGATCGATATCGAACAGCAGCTCGACCTCGAGGACGGTTGTGTCGTCCTGCATGCCGACGGTCTGAACGATCTCGCTCATGCCAATGAACACGATCCGGGGCTTGAGCGGGGGCGTGCGTCATTTCGCGCGCTCGGCGAACATGGCGCCCTTTGGAGTACGCGACTGTGCGCGTCATTGGCACAGGTGCCGCAGTGGCCTAGGCCTGCTGTAGGGCAACGACATCGCGTCGGCGGCGATGCGCAGCAGATTCCGGACGGGCACGGTGCCACCCGAGGCGGTGCCTGCTGTTCCGGCGCCTCGCCCGAGGCCTGCCAGTCCATGGTGACCACCCCCGTCGCAGGTAACCCGCGGTTGATCGATAGCTCACCGCTGGCGAGGGCAGAGCAGCAGAGGGTGGCGAGGGCGTGGTTGCGCTCGGCGGCGCTACGCGGATCCGCCACTCCGTCCTCGGTGACCGACCGCGCCGCGGTGGAGAACCCGGTGTCCTCAACGCGCTCCTGCACCGTCGCCACGGAAGCGGCGAACGAGTCCAGGGCAGCAGCCATCCCCTCGGGAACCACCGCCGTTGCACCACTCGAGCTTATGTGCAAGTTCTAGGCCCCGGCCCGACAGTTTCCGCCCCTGCCGAGCAACGATCCCGAAGAGACAGAAACCGCCGCCTCCCAGCACGGGAGACGGCGGTTCGCGCAAGCAACCAGGCGAGCTAGCTGCGCACCAACAGCGCCACCGGCAGACGGCCGAACACCTCGGCCAGCGACAGCTTGTCCCGGTACGACTGCCCGGTGAGCCGATCGGTCCACTCACCCGTCGGGAGCGCCACCGTGGTGGATCCCCAGTCGCCCAAGGTCACCGACAACCGGGTCGCCAGCGCGAGGACGTCAGCCGCGTCGCCCTGCGGCCCGCGGGAGAAGCCCACCAGGTGCTCGGCCTGCTCACCCTCGGCGAGCACGGGTGCGTAGGTGCCGCCGACGAAGGACTCCGGCCGCTCCCGCCGCAGGCTGAGCGTCTTGCTCACCACCAACAGCTTGGCCGCCCCGGAGGGATCGACCGGTGGCACCGTGTCCAAGGTGGACAGCAGCTTGGTGCGTCGGTCGTAGTCCACCTCGCGGCGGTTGTCCGGGTCGACCAGGGAGTCCTCCCACAGCTCGGTGCCCTGGTAGACGTCGGGCACGCCCGGCCCGGCCAGCTGCAGCAGCTTCTGGCCCAGCGAGTTCGACCACCCGCGGGGAGCCAGGTCGGCCACCAGCTGGCCCATCGAGGCGGCGACGGGACCGTCCAGCACCTGGTCGATCCAGGTGTGCATGGCCTGCTCGAACTCTTCGTCGACCTCGTTCCACTCCGTGCGGGTACCCGCCTCGCGGGCGGCCTTCTCCGCGTAGGCGTGCAACCGCTCCCGCAGCTGCGGGACGTCCGCGGCGGTGCGACCGTCCGCGGGCCACACCCCGAAGATGTTCTGCCACAGGAACGAGCCCATTCCACCGTCGGGGGAGGGGGCGACCTCCTCCCAGCGCTCCAGGGCCTGCGCCCACAGCTGCGGCACCTCCGAGAGCACCGCGATGCGAGACCGGACGTCCTCGCCGCGCTTGGTGTCGTGGGTGCTCAGCGTGGTCATCGCCGCGGGCCACAGGGTGGCGCGCTCGGCGAAGGCCAGGTGCATCTCCGCCGGGCTCACGCCGAAGCGGCCAGGGTCACCGCCCACCTCCTGCAGGCTCACCAGCCGGTTGGTGCGGTAGAACAGGCAGTCCTCCACGCCCTTGGCGGTGACGGCCCCGCACACCTGCTGGAAGCGGGTGGCCGCCTCGCCGCCCGCGACCAGGGCAGCGCTCACCCGGGACAGCGCAGCCGAGAGCTCCGGCCGGGCGACGCTCACCTGCGCCACCACGGCGGGCAGCATCCCGGCCAGGGACGGGTAGTCGGCCCGGTACACCGGCACCGCCGCCACCAGCTCCACCACGGCGTCCACCAGCTGGTCGTGCGCCGCGTCGCCGGCCTCGATGGCCCGCACGCAGCGCTCCAGCTCCGGGCGCAGGCCCGCACGGGCCACGCCCAGCTTCAGCTCGTGCTCGGTCGCGTGCAGCTGCTCGGCGTCGCCGGCGGCACCGGTGCGCTGCACCGCGATGGCGCTCAGCGGCTCCGCGCCGGACGGGTCGACGAACACCCCGCCCACCTCGCGCAGCGCGTCATACCCGGTGGTGCCGTCTGCCGGCAGGCTGGTGTCCAGCGCCTCGTCCGGCGCCAGGATCTTCTCGATCACCAGCCAGCGGTCGTCGCCGATGGCCCCGCGCAGCCGGGCCAGGTAGCCGGCCGGGTCGGCCAGGCCGTCCGGGTGGTCCACCCGGATCCCGTCCACCACGCCGTCCTGGGCCCACCGGCGGATCTCCGCGTGGGTGGCGTCGAAGACGGTCTCGTCCTCCATGCGCAGCGCGGCGAGGCCGTTGACGTGGAAGAACCGGCGGTAGCCCACCAGCCCGGAGCGCCACGGCACCAGCTGGTAGGCCTGCCGGTCGTGCACCTCCTGGGCGGTGCCCCCGAGCGTGCCCGGGGCGACGGGGAAGCGGTGCTCGTAGAAGCCCAGCTCGGCGTCGTCGCCGGCACCGACGACCTCCAGCGCCTCGACGTCGGTGGCCGAGCCCAGCACGGGCAGCGCGATGCGCCCGTTGCAGCCGTTGTCCGGTGCCCAGTCGATGTCGAAGTAGCTGGCGTAGGCGGAGTCGCGACCATGGCGGAGCACGTCCCACCACCACGCGTTCTCCGACGGTGTCTCCACCCCCACGTGGTTGGGCACGATGTCGACCACCAGGCCCAACCCCCGCTCCCGCGCCGCCGCCGACAGCCGGGCCAGCCCCTCGGGGCCGCCCAGTGCGGCGGAGACCGTGGTCGGGTCGATGACGTCGTAGCCGTGCTGGGAACCCTCGGCCGCGCTCAGGATGGGCGAGAGGTACACCGCGCCCACCCCGAGCCGCCGCAGGTAGTCCAGCTGGGCGATGGCCTCGTCGAAGCCGAACGCGGGGACCCCGTCACCGGCAGCGTGCAGCTGCAGCCGGTAGGTGGAGGTGGGGGCGCTCATGCGGTCTTGCGCAGGACGAGCAGCGACCGGGCCGTCACGCTGATCGCGAGCCCGGCCTTCACCACGGTGTCCTCCTCGCGGGCGCCGGTGGCGGTGGCGGTGTCCAGCTCCACCGTCCACTCCTCGGCGTACTCGCCGTCGGGCAGCACGAAGTCGAGGTCCTCGTGGTGGGCGTTGAAGCACAGCAGGAACGAGTCGTCCGTGATGCGCTCACCACGCTGGTCCGGGTAGGGGATGCCGTCGCCGTTGAGGAACACGGTCAGGCTCTTGCCGAACCCGGCGTCCCAGTCCTCCGGGGTCATCTCCCGGCCCTGCGGGGTGAGCCAGGCGATGTCGCGGACCTCCTCGCCGGAGCGCAGCGGCCGACCCTCGAAGAAGCGGCGCCGGCGGAACACCGGGTGCTCGCTGCGCAGGGCGATCGCCCGGGCGGTGAACTCCACCAGGTCAGCGCCCGGGGTGCCCTCCTCGGCGAGTGCCCAGTTCATCCAGGCCAGCTCGGAGTCCTGGCAGTAGACGTTGTTGTTGCCCTGCTGCGTGCGGCCCATCTCGTCGCCGTGCGCGATCATCGGGGTGCCCTGGCTCACCAGCAGGGTGGCCAGCACGTTGCGCTGCTGGCGCGCCCGCAGCGCGTTCACCTCGGGGTCGTCGGTGGGGCCCTCCGCGCCGCAGTTCCACGAGCGGTTGTGGCTCTCGCCGTCCTGGGAGTTCTCGCCGTTGGCCTCGTTGTGCTTCTCGTTGTAGGACACCAGGTCCATCAGCGTGAAGCCGTCGTGGGCGATGACGAAGTTGATGCTGGCACCCGGGCGGCGGCTGGACTCCTTGTACAGGTCCGACGAGCCGGTGAGCCGAGAGGCGAACTCGCCGAGGGTGGAGTCCTCGCCCCGCCAGTAGTCGCGCACGGTGTCGCGGTACTTCCCGTTCCACTCCGTCCACAGGGACGGGAAGTTGCCCACCTGGTAGCCACCCTCGCCGACGTCCCACGGCTCGGCGATCAGCTTGACCTGGCTGACCACCGGGTCCTGCTGGACGAGGTCGAAGAAGGCGCTGAGCTTGTCCACGTCGTGCAGCTCGCGGGCCAGGGTGGAGGCGAGGTCGAAGCGGAAGCCGTCGACGTGCATCTCGGTGACCCAGTAGCGCAGCGAGTCCATGATCAGCTGCAGCGTGTGCGGGTGGCGCACGTTGAGGCTGTTGCCGGTGCCGGTGTAGTCCATGTAGAACTGCTCGTCGCCATCGACCAAGCGGTAGTACGCGGCGTTGTCGATGCCGCGGAAGCTGATGGTCGGGCCCTGGTGGTTGCCCTCGGCGGTGTGGTTGTAGACCACGTCGAGGATCACCTCGATGCCCGCCTCGTGCATGTCGCGGACCATCGCCTTGAACTCGTTGACGGCCGAGCCGGCCGGCAGGCCCTGCTGGCCGTACTCGGCGTGCGGGGCCAGGAAGCCGAAGCTGTTGTAGCCCCAGTAGTTGCGCAGACCCTTGTCCAGCAGCGTCTGGTCCTGCATGAACTGGTGCACGGGCATCAGCTCGATGGCCGTGACACCCAGCTTCTTCAGGTGCTCGATGATGGCCGGGTGCGCCAGGCCGGCGTAGGTGCCGCGCTGGTCCTCGGGCACGTCCGGGTGCGTCATCGTCATGCCCTTGACGTGCGCCTCGTAGATCACCGTCTGGTGGTAGGGCGTCTTGGGTGCGCGGTCGTAGCCCCAGTCGAAGAAGGGGTTGATGACGACCGAGGTCATGGTGTGGCCCAGGGAGTCGTCGGTGTTGCGCTCCTCCGGGTTGTCGAAGCTGTAGGAGAACAGCGACGGGTCACCGTCGAAGTCGCCGTCGAAGGACTTCGCGTAGGGGTCCACCAGCAGCTTGCTGGGGTCGCAGCGGTGCCCGTTCGCCGGGTCGTAGGGCCCGTGCACCCGGTAGCCGTAGCGCTGGCCCGGCTGCACTGACGGCAGGTAGCCGTGCCACACGTAGCCGTCCACCTCGATCAGCGGGATGCGCGTCTCGGCGCCGTCGTCGTCGATCAGGCACAGCTCGACGCCGTCGGCGATCTCGGAGAACAACGCGAAGTTGGTGCCGGTGCCGTCGTAGGTCGCGCCCAGGGGATACGCGCTTCCCGGCCACACAGAGGGGGCGGTGGTCTTGGTGTCATCGGCCATTGGTCAAACACTAGTGGCGCTGCCGCGCTGACACAGGTCGACAGCAGTGACGGTAGTTACAGCGTTTCACCACGCACAGTGACGCAAAGTGTGCCTCTGCGCTCCCGAGTGCCGGGCGCACCACCGGAATCGCCCCGCCGGTCGGGACGAGCGTGCGTGGCCGGACGGGACGAGCACCGTGACGCGATCTACCGTCGTGCCATGACCCCCGAGGAGATCCTGGCGATCGACGCCGCCCACGTCTGGCACCCCTACGGCGCCGTCTCGCTCGGCCCGGCCGGGCCGGAGTCCGTCGACGCGGCGGAGGGGCCACTGGCGCCACTGGTGGTGACCTCGGCGCAGGGGGTGCGGCTGACGCTCGGCGACGGGCGCGAGGTCATCGACGGGATGTCGTCCTGGTGGGCGGCGGTGCACGGCTACCGCCACCCCGTGCTGGACGCCGCGGTCACCGACCAGCTGGGCCGGATGAGCCACGTCATGTTCGGCGGGCTCACCCACGAGCCGGCCGCCCAGCTCGCCCAGCGGCTGGTGGACCTCACCCCGGACGGGCTGGAGCACGTGTTCTTCGCCGACTCCGGCTCGGTGTCGGTGGAGGTGGCCGCGAAGATGTGCCTGCAGTACTGGCGCGGCAAGGGCAAGCCGGCCAAGCACCGGCTGATGACCTGGCGCGGCGGCTACCACGGCGACACCTTCACCCCGATGAGCGTGTGCGACCCCGATGGGGGCAT is from Rhodococcus sp. X156 and encodes:
- a CDS encoding HNH endonuclease is translated as MADNGPNHIEARPRRNPTWAQDELILAMDLYVREGPVGSEHPEVVALSSILNDLPLHTDRPDRDRFRNVNGVAMKLANFAAIDPAHAGRGLDAGGAGDQLVWQTYTDDRVKLHAIAELLRKGVTPGTEVDLPVGAVEGEAGIAEGRLLYRRHLARERDPKIIKRKKKQVLDATGRLACEICEFDYVTTYGTLGEGYAEAHHIVPLSEAGESKTKLADLIIVCANCHRMLHSRHGWVRPDALRTILAEAAIEAGGSSAS
- the treY gene encoding malto-oligosyltrehalose synthase — translated: MSAPTSTYRLQLHAAGDGVPAFGFDEAIAQLDYLRRLGVGAVYLSPILSAAEGSQHGYDVIDPTTVSAALGGPEGLARLSAAARERGLGLVVDIVPNHVGVETPSENAWWWDVLRHGRDSAYASYFDIDWAPDNGCNGRIALPVLGSATDVEALEVVGAGDDAELGFYEHRFPVAPGTLGGTAQEVHDRQAYQLVPWRSGLVGYRRFFHVNGLAALRMEDETVFDATHAEIRRWAQDGVVDGIRVDHPDGLADPAGYLARLRGAIGDDRWLVIEKILAPDEALDTSLPADGTTGYDALREVGGVFVDPSGAEPLSAIAVQRTGAAGDAEQLHATEHELKLGVARAGLRPELERCVRAIEAGDAAHDQLVDAVVELVAAVPVYRADYPSLAGMLPAVVAQVSVARPELSAALSRVSAALVAGGEAATRFQQVCGAVTAKGVEDCLFYRTNRLVSLQEVGGDPGRFGVSPAEMHLAFAERATLWPAAMTTLSTHDTKRGEDVRSRIAVLSEVPQLWAQALERWEEVAPSPDGGMGSFLWQNIFGVWPADGRTAADVPQLRERLHAYAEKAAREAGTRTEWNEVDEEFEQAMHTWIDQVLDGPVAASMGQLVADLAPRGWSNSLGQKLLQLAGPGVPDVYQGTELWEDSLVDPDNRREVDYDRRTKLLSTLDTVPPVDPSGAAKLLVVSKTLSLRRERPESFVGGTYAPVLAEGEQAEHLVGFSRGPQGDAADVLALATRLSVTLGDWGSTTVALPTGEWTDRLTGQSYRDKLSLAEVFGRLPVALLVRS
- the glgX gene encoding glycogen debranching protein GlgX, which codes for MADDTKTTAPSVWPGSAYPLGATYDGTGTNFALFSEIADGVELCLIDDDGAETRIPLIEVDGYVWHGYLPSVQPGQRYGYRVHGPYDPANGHRCDPSKLLVDPYAKSFDGDFDGDPSLFSYSFDNPEERNTDDSLGHTMTSVVINPFFDWGYDRAPKTPYHQTVIYEAHVKGMTMTHPDVPEDQRGTYAGLAHPAIIEHLKKLGVTAIELMPVHQFMQDQTLLDKGLRNYWGYNSFGFLAPHAEYGQQGLPAGSAVNEFKAMVRDMHEAGIEVILDVVYNHTAEGNHQGPTISFRGIDNAAYYRLVDGDEQFYMDYTGTGNSLNVRHPHTLQLIMDSLRYWVTEMHVDGFRFDLASTLARELHDVDKLSAFFDLVQQDPVVSQVKLIAEPWDVGEGGYQVGNFPSLWTEWNGKYRDTVRDYWRGEDSTLGEFASRLTGSSDLYKESSRRPGASINFVIAHDGFTLMDLVSYNEKHNEANGENSQDGESHNRSWNCGAEGPTDDPEVNALRARQQRNVLATLLVSQGTPMIAHGDEMGRTQQGNNNVYCQDSELAWMNWALAEEGTPGADLVEFTARAIALRSEHPVFRRRRFFEGRPLRSGEEVRDIAWLTPQGREMTPEDWDAGFGKSLTVFLNGDGIPYPDQRGERITDDSFLLCFNAHHEDLDFVLPDGEYAEEWTVELDTATATGAREEDTVVKAGLAISVTARSLLVLRKTA